A single region of the Vicia villosa cultivar HV-30 ecotype Madison, WI linkage group LG4, Vvil1.0, whole genome shotgun sequence genome encodes:
- the LOC131597446 gene encoding uncharacterized protein LOC131597446 gives MSQSSPSKKSSPPSEAALESRAPNVVSDQDVVLNVAPLNTVPATNPGREGSTYVHNAIVGIVTRILNEGHQVDGISVPLAQIPASENNKDDQDDQDDAHKDQADVETSVDNNDETPGAKDVETSEAINVETSGTKDAEIPEPKKAEEVPAAPSKETLNEDPTVPDVVNLDDLDDSIDIADDELISSISHRVKTRKGKQVCDQDLSKPQVTPQKKVTIKKIKKVPDGPSTTGSKSSVKKRKERSVSVPEDDVLSDVPDIPSKKKIAVTKSSTKVRDVPLDNIYLHYASNAIQWKFVYQRRLALERELANDALDCQEVMQLIMSAGLIKTVSKFSKCYEMLVKEFIVNLSQDCGDGRTDDFHKVYVRRKCIDFSPAVINLYLGRNAEAQPELEVTDNEVCRVITGGKVKKWPIKSKLSASLLHGRYALLHKIGAANWVPTNHTSTIAVGLGKFIYAVGTKTKFDYGTYIFDQTMKHAGTSATKLPIAFPSLICGIILKQHPGILKSKDSVCKRESALSFHYKLLQRSDDKTSAGTSQPSKSVNKALLIAELKETCQELDNRKLKLEKLIQSLEQSTDDDLAGERDGDNMDEDKGAEKEAEEEAEDTEAEGAESGSSDAAKETSSSSDDNPGGSSDEDSDGSDD, from the exons ATGTCTCAGAGTTCTCCTTCAAAGAAATCGTCTCCTCCTTCTGAAGCAGCTTTAGAATCTAGGGCACCCAATGTTGTGAGTGATCAAGATGTTGTGTTGAATGTTGCGCCATTGAACACTGTTCCTGCTACCAACCCT GGTAGAGAGGGCTCTACTTATGTTCACAATGCGATCGTAGGTATTGTcacaagaatcttgaatgaagggcaccAAGTTGATGGAATATCTGTTCCACTAGCACAGATTCCTGCCTCTGAGAACAACaaagatgatcaagatgatcAAGATGATGCTCACAAAGATCAGgctgatgttgagacatctgttgaTAACAATGATGAGACCCCTGGTGccaaagatgttgagacatctgaagctatcaatgttgaaaCATCTGGTACTAAAGATGCTGAGATTCCTGAACCTAAGAAAGCTGAAGAGGTTCCTGCTGCTCCTTCCAAAGAAACCCTAAATGAAGATCCTACTGTGCCTGATGTGGTGAATCTAGATGATTTGGATGATTCTATTGACATTGCTGATGATGAGCTCATCTCTAGCATCTCTCATAGAGTCAAGACTCGTAAGGGCAAACAGGTTTGTGATCAAGATCTCTCGAAACCTCAGGTTACTCCTCAAAAGAAGGTCACTATAAAGAAGATCAAGAAGGTTCCTGATGGACCTTCAACCACTGGGAGCAAGAGTtctgtgaagaagaggaaggaaagaagtgTTTCTGTCCCTGAAGATGATGTcttaagtgatgtccctgacatcccatcgaagaagaagattgctgtcaCAAAGTCCTCCACAAAGGTGCGTGATGTTCCTTTGGACAACATCTACTTGCACTATGCCTCAAATGCCATCCAGTGGAAATTTGTCTACCAAAGAAGGCTGGCTCTAGAAAGGGaattagcaaatgatgctctggattGTCAAGAGGTCATGCAGCTCATCATGtctgcaggtttgattaagactGTTTCTAAATTTTCAAAGTgctatgaaatgcttgtgaaggaATTTATTGTGAATTTATCTCAAGATTGTGGTGATGGAAGAACTGATGATTTTCATAAGGTTTATGTTCGAAGAAAGTGTATAGACTTTTCTCCTGCTGTTATTAACCTATATCTAGGAAGAAATGCAGAGGCTCAACCTGAGCTAGAAGTAACTGACAATGAAGTTTGCAGGGTTATCACTGGTGGTAAGGTCAAGAAATGGCCCATAAAGAGTAAATTGTCTGCTAGTCTTTTGCATGGCAGGTATGCTTTGCTGCACAAAATTGGTGCTGCAAACTGGGTGCCTACCAATCACACttctaccattgctgttggccTAGGAAAATTCATTTATGCTGTTGGAACCAAGACAAAATTTGACTATGGAACCTATATATTTGATCAAACTATGAAGCATGCTGGTACCTCTGCTACCAAGCTCCCCATTGCTTTCCCATCCCTGATATGTGGGATAATCCTCAAGCAACACCCTGGAATTCTGAAAAGTAAAGATTCTGTATGTAAAAGGGAGAGTGCTTTGtcttttcactacaagctgcttcaGAGGTCTGATGACAagacatctgctgggacatcCCAACCCAGCAAGTCTGTGAACAAAGCCCTTCTTATTGCTGAGCTGAAAGAGACTTGTCAAGAGTTGGACAACAGGAAGCTGAAACTTGAAAAGCTCATCcaaagtcttgagcagtctaCAGATGATGACCTTGCTGGTGAGAGGGATGGTGACAATATGGATGAAGACAAAGGTGCTGAGAAAGAGGCTGAGGAAGAGGCTGAGGATACTGAAGCTGAGGGTGCTGAAAGTGGGAGTAGTGATGCTGCTAAAGAGACTAGTAGCTCAAGTGATGACAATCCTGGTGGCTCTAGTGATGAAGACAGTGATGGGTCTGATGATTAG